The following are encoded together in the Arcticibacterium luteifluviistationis genome:
- a CDS encoding T9SS type B sorting domain-containing protein — translation MARVGQVTETITIQTPPKPTTPVITTTDNELCSGETATLTATNCNGTVTWSTGATGASITVSTAGVYTATCKTLCGVSPASNSITITTGTPPAAPSITSNKTEVCGVEKATLTATNCTGSLKWSTGAVTATINVGAGTYTATCSNSCGESVKSNVITITTGTPPNAPSITSNKTEVCGAEKATLTAANCNGTLTWSTGASGTTIEVGAGTYTATCSSSCGTSGNSNTVTIGQGNVPNAPSITSTKTEVCGVEKATLTATNCTGSLKWSTGAVTATISVGAGTYTATCSNSCGESVKSNVITITTGTPPNAPSITSTKTEVCGAEKATLTAANCNGTLTWSTGASGTTIEVGAGTYTATCSSSCGTSGNSNTITIGQGNVPNAPSITSTKTEVCGVEKATLTATNCTGSLKWSTGATTATISVGAGTYTATCSNSCGESVKSNVITITTGTPPNAPSITSTKTEVCGAEKATLTAANCNGTLTWSTGASGTTIEVGAGTYTATCSSSCGTSGNSNTITIGQGNVPNAPSITSTKTEVCGVEKATLTATGCTGSLKWSTGAVTATISVGAGTYTATCSNSCGESVKSNVITITTGTPPNAPSITSTKTEVCGAEKATLTAANCNGTLTWSTGASGTTIEVGAGTYTATCSSSCGTSGNSNTITIGQGNVPNAPSITSTKTEVCGVEKATLTATNCTGSLKWSTGAVTATINVGAGTYTATCSNSCGESVKSNVITITTGTPPNAPSITSNKTEVCGAEKATLTAANCNGTLTWSTGASGTTIEVGAGTYTATCSSSCGTSGNSNTITIGQGNVPNAPSITSTKTEVCGVEKATLTATNCTGSLKWSTGAVTATINVGAGTYTATCSNSCGESVKSNVITITTGTPPNAPSITSTKTEVCGAEKATLTAANCNGTLTWSTGASGTTIEVGAGTYTATCSSSCGTSGNSNTVTINQGNVPNAPSITSTKTEVCGVEKATLTATNCTGSLKWSTGATTATISVGAGTYTATCSNSCGESGTSNSVTITTGTPPIAPSIATNKTLICGDEKATLTAANCTGTLTWSTGATGSTIQVGSGTYTATCSSSCGTSGNSNSITIDEGTVPTAPVITSDKIQICGTEKVTITASNCTGGSLLWSTGANTATISVGAGSYWAKCVTDCGISDGSNIIDITKVGTPNTPVVTSDKTTVCGEEKASLMALGCNYTYVWSNGATGNMISVGKGTYTVKCVNDCGESTDSNPIVIGNGNLPNAPTIATNETQVCGTDKATLTATNCSGTVTWSTGATGTTVQVGSGTYTATCSSSCGTSGNSNVVTIGGGDAPNAPNITSDKTQVCGTDKATLTATDCNGTVTWSTGATGTTIQVGTGTYTATCGSSCGASANSNEITVGGGETPNAPTISANDTQICGAEKATLTATNCNGTVTWSTGATGTAIQVGVGTYTATCSNACGASDNSNEVTIGGGTTPVAPTVTSNATEVCGTDKATLTAADCNGTVVWSTGTTGLTIQVGAGTYTATCSNACGTSPNSAAVSIGEGSAPTAPNVSSDKIEVCGTDKATLTATNCSGVITWSTGETGASIQVGAGTYSATCTSACGLSDKSSELIINSVETPEAPIISTVKFEICGDESVTLTAVNCSETILWSTGATGASIFVKVAGTYSAVCQGTCGDSPVSNKVQIIKTSVPNTPIITTDRVNVCGEEKATLKGIGCDFEYVWSNGVTGEMIQVGAGSYTVKCVNSCGESTPSGVIVIGSNGNPSPPRILANKTSLCLPDSAMLIGDVCTGTVKWSTGAIGDTIYVNQAGTYTATCANACGTSMPSENMVITSGGKPSAPVVSTTTNEICPSESAIITASGCMGTLTWNTGATTASIVVDSSGTYSVKCTNTCGTSDSSEGIIIKDKFNGCGTCDVVKPIITASALSLCEIADVTLSVDNCNGAVIWSSGQTTSSITVRPFTTTKYTAICKEGANCISVLSDPVTITVGAANKPTLACSTDLVCPGESVTLKAYGCDGIVTWSTGATGNTISVTLDENTKYAAFCTNGTCVSESSDSLEIAVGLPNKPFISCKNSSICIGQTASLTGTGCTGTIVWSTGDEGGVLAISPTVAGTYKYTAICKSNIGDCVSETSNEVIISVGSAVSKPTVIADITNVCPFETVDLSSAMMSSPNGSFEFHTSNSINSPIVTNIGMVSAGTFYVFERSKLGCYSDAAAINVSITECEGDPVIIDSTQYVDIAVSKTGSASTVDVGDTVTYTVEVKNLSQYAATGVVVRDILPGGLAFISTSSNASFVNGIVSTTIDSLKAGESVSMTYLSKVSAAGKIVNKAELLELDQIDNTLSNNVSEFVINNPIDGNLIGVSKVVGDFVSLGNNQFEVPYTIYVSNMGGGVLNNVQVTDDLDRTFGNGAVIVSDTMEVTTTGTLTANPNYTGRIDGQALLIDSLSTLAVGDRFSIDFKVIVDITGASTDQYFNTAIAVAGTDSNKVSDTSTNGLLADPDNDGDPRNNDEATPVKFDVDSLTSAPAIAVGLSVVDAEKHDDLSYDITYRVMVKNIGNVDLDNVQLIDSLMLVFSDTLDYEIVGTPVANSNGQLKINDNYDGKADNNLLVGDSTSILQVGHTDSVFFTVRLYHEGNAGPYNNYVLAIGHGADTTVTDSSNDGNDINPGVSSPTVVNLPISSDVQLVMPGGFSPNGDGVNDTWKLNKPTGLKITDIEVYNRWGHLVWRPDNIDDLETIIEWNGVSNQGMRFDSEEFVPDGTYFYNIKTDGVAKPQVGYITIAR, via the coding sequence GTGGCAAGGGTGGGTCAGGTGACAGAAACGATAACGATACAAACGCCACCAAAACCAACGACGCCAGTTATCACGACAACTGATAACGAGTTATGTTCAGGAGAGACAGCGACGTTAACAGCGACGAACTGTAACGGAACGGTAACATGGAGTACAGGAGCAACGGGAGCAAGTATCACTGTAAGTACCGCGGGTGTTTACACGGCAACGTGTAAGACACTATGTGGAGTGAGTCCAGCATCGAATTCAATAACGATAACAACGGGTACGCCACCAGCAGCTCCAAGTATTACGTCCAACAAGACGGAAGTATGTGGAGTAGAGAAAGCGACCTTGACAGCAACAAACTGTACAGGCAGTCTTAAATGGAGTACGGGAGCAGTAACAGCGACAATAAATGTAGGAGCTGGAACATACACAGCGACGTGTAGCAACAGTTGTGGCGAGAGTGTTAAATCTAATGTTATCACGATAACAACAGGTACACCACCGAATGCCCCAAGTATAACGTCTAATAAGACGGAAGTATGTGGAGCAGAGAAAGCAACGTTGACAGCAGCGAACTGTAATGGCACGTTAACGTGGAGCACCGGAGCGAGTGGCACTACGATTGAAGTAGGAGCAGGAACTTACACAGCAACATGTAGCAGCTCATGTGGTACCTCAGGAAATAGTAACACCGTTACTATTGGTCAAGGAAATGTACCAAACGCTCCAAGCATTACCTCTACTAAGACAGAAGTATGTGGAGTAGAGAAAGCGACCTTGACAGCGACAAATTGTACAGGCAGTCTCAAATGGAGCACTGGAGCAGTAACAGCGACTATAAGTGTAGGAGCTGGAACATACACAGCGACCTGTAGCAATAGTTGTGGTGAGAGTGTTAAATCTAATGTTATCACAATAACAACAGGTACACCACCGAATGCCCCAAGTATAACGTCTACTAAGACGGAAGTATGTGGAGCAGAGAAAGCAACGTTGACAGCAGCAAACTGTAATGGCACGTTAACATGGAGCACCGGAGCGAGTGGCACTACGATTGAAGTAGGAGCAGGAACTTACACGGCAACATGTAGTAGCTCATGTGGCACCTCAGGAAATAGTAACACGATTACTATTGGTCAAGGAAATGTACCAAACGCTCCAAGCATTACGTCTACTAAGACAGAAGTATGTGGAGTAGAGAAAGCGACCTTGACAGCAACAAACTGTACAGGCAGTCTTAAATGGAGTACGGGAGCAACAACAGCGACTATAAGTGTAGGAGCTGGAACATACACAGCGACCTGTAGCAACAGTTGTGGCGAGAGTGTTAAATCTAATGTTATCACGATAACAACAGGTACACCACCAAATGCCCCAAGTATAACGTCTACTAAGACGGAAGTATGTGGAGCAGAGAAAGCAACGTTGACAGCAGCAAACTGTAATGGTACGTTAACATGGAGCACCGGAGCGAGTGGCACTACGATTGAAGTAGGAGCAGGAACTTACACGGCAACATGTAGTAGTTCATGTGGCACCTCAGGAAATAGTAACACGATTACTATTGGTCAAGGAAATGTACCAAACGCTCCAAGCATTACGTCTACTAAGACAGAAGTATGTGGAGTAGAGAAAGCGACGTTGACAGCGACAGGTTGTACAGGAAGTCTTAAGTGGAGCACGGGAGCAGTAACAGCGACTATAAGTGTAGGAGCTGGAACATACACAGCGACCTGTAGCAATAGTTGTGGTGAGAGTGTTAAATCTAATGTTATCACAATAACAACAGGTACACCACCGAATGCCCCAAGTATAACGTCTACTAAGACGGAAGTATGTGGAGCAGAGAAAGCAACGTTGACAGCAGCAAACTGTAATGGCACGTTAACATGGAGCACCGGAGCGAGTGGCACTACGATTGAAGTAGGAGCAGGAACTTACACGGCAACATGTAGCAGTTCATGTGGTACCTCAGGAAATAGTAACACGATTACTATTGGTCAAGGAAATGTACCAAACGCTCCAAGCATTACTTCTACTAAGACAGAAGTATGTGGAGTAGAGAAAGCGACCTTGACAGCAACAAACTGTACAGGCAGTCTTAAATGGAGTACGGGAGCAGTAACAGCGACAATAAATGTAGGAGCTGGAACATACACAGCGACCTGTAGCAATAGTTGTGGTGAGAGTGTTAAATCTAATGTTATCACAATAACAACAGGTACACCACCGAATGCCCCAAGTATAACGTCTAATAAGACGGAAGTATGTGGAGCAGAGAAAGCAACGTTGACAGCAGCAAACTGTAATGGCACGTTAACATGGAGCACCGGAGCGAGTGGCACTACGATTGAAGTAGGAGCAGGAACTTACACAGCAACATGTAGTAGCTCATGTGGTACCTCAGGAAATAGTAACACGATTACTATTGGTCAAGGAAATGTACCAAACGCTCCAAGCATTACTTCTACTAAGACAGAAGTATGTGGAGTAGAGAAAGCGACCTTGACAGCAACAAACTGTACAGGCAGTCTTAAATGGAGTACGGGAGCAGTAACAGCGACAATAAATGTAGGAGCTGGAACATACACAGCGACCTGTAGCAACAGTTGTGGCGAGAGTGTTAAATCTAATGTTATCACGATAACAACAGGTACACCACCAAATGCCCCAAGTATAACGTCTACTAAGACGGAAGTATGTGGAGCAGAGAAAGCAACGTTGACAGCAGCAAACTGTAATGGCACGTTAACATGGAGCACCGGAGCGAGTGGCACTACGATTGAAGTAGGAGCAGGAACTTACACGGCAACATGTAGCAGCTCATGTGGTACCTCAGGAAATAGTAATACAGTTACTATCAACCAGGGTAATGTACCAAACGCTCCAAGTATTACTTCTACTAAGACAGAAGTATGTGGAGTAGAGAAAGCGACCTTGACAGCGACAAACTGTACAGGAAGCCTTAAGTGGAGTACGGGAGCAACAACAGCGACAATAAGTGTAGGAGCAGGAACATATACAGCGACGTGTAGTAATAGCTGTGGCGAGAGTGGCACTTCAAATAGTGTAACCATCACTACAGGAACGCCACCAATAGCACCAAGCATTGCGACAAACAAGACGTTAATATGTGGCGATGAGAAAGCGACGCTTACAGCAGCAAACTGTACAGGAACGCTGACATGGAGTACAGGGGCAACTGGCAGTACCATTCAGGTAGGATCGGGAACTTACACAGCAACATGTAGCAGCTCATGTGGTACTTCAGGAAATAGTAATTCAATTACTATTGACGAAGGAACTGTACCAACTGCTCCAGTAATTACTTCTGATAAAATTCAGATATGTGGTACTGAGAAAGTTACTATTACCGCAAGCAATTGCACTGGTGGTAGTCTTCTTTGGAGCACGGGAGCTAATACAGCGACTATAAGTGTAGGAGCGGGTTCTTACTGGGCTAAATGTGTAACTGATTGTGGAATTTCAGACGGAAGTAATATCATTGATATTACTAAAGTAGGAACACCTAATACGCCAGTAGTGACGTCTGATAAGACAACAGTTTGTGGTGAAGAGAAAGCAAGTCTAATGGCTCTAGGTTGTAATTACACTTATGTGTGGAGCAATGGAGCTACTGGTAATATGATTTCAGTAGGTAAAGGAACATACACTGTTAAATGTGTAAATGACTGTGGAGAAAGCACTGATTCAAACCCAATTGTTATTGGAAATGGAAATCTGCCGAATGCACCAACCATTGCAACAAATGAAACGCAAGTGTGTGGTACAGATAAAGCAACGCTTACAGCGACAAACTGTAGTGGAACTGTCACATGGAGCACAGGAGCAACTGGAACTACCGTTCAGGTAGGGTCAGGAACTTACACAGCAACATGTAGCAGCTCATGTGGAACTTCTGGAAATAGCAATGTGGTTACGATTGGAGGCGGAGATGCACCAAATGCACCAAATATTACATCAGATAAGACGCAGGTTTGTGGAACTGATAAAGCAACACTGACTGCAACTGACTGTAACGGTACAGTGACATGGAGCACAGGAGCAACTGGTACTACTATCCAAGTAGGAACAGGAACTTACACCGCAACATGTGGTAGTTCATGTGGAGCTTCGGCTAATAGTAATGAGATTACAGTGGGTGGTGGCGAAACACCAAACGCACCTACTATTTCTGCAAATGATACGCAAATATGTGGTGCCGAGAAAGCAACACTTACTGCGACTAACTGTAACGGTACAGTGACATGGAGCACAGGAGCAACTGGTACTGCAATTCAAGTAGGAGTTGGAACTTACACTGCTACATGTAGCAATGCTTGTGGAGCATCTGATAATAGTAATGAGGTGACAATAGGCGGTGGAACAACACCAGTAGCACCAACAGTTACTTCAAATGCAACAGAGGTTTGTGGAACTGATAAAGCGACACTTACTGCTGCGGATTGTAACGGAACAGTAGTGTGGAGTACTGGAACGACTGGCCTTACTATTCAAGTAGGAGCAGGAACGTATACAGCGACATGTAGTAATGCATGTGGAACATCACCTAATAGTGCTGCGGTTTCTATAGGGGAAGGTTCAGCACCGACAGCTCCAAACGTTAGTTCAGATAAGATAGAAGTCTGTGGTACTGATAAGGCAACTTTGACGGCTACCAACTGTTCTGGAGTGATAACATGGAGCACAGGAGAAACAGGGGCAAGTATTCAGGTAGGAGCAGGAACGTATTCTGCTACTTGTACTAGTGCTTGTGGTTTATCTGATAAGAGTTCTGAATTGATAATTAACAGTGTTGAAACACCAGAAGCACCAATTATTTCGACTGTGAAGTTTGAAATATGTGGAGACGAAAGTGTGACGCTGACAGCGGTGAATTGTTCTGAAACAATACTTTGGTCAACGGGAGCTACAGGAGCTTCAATATTTGTCAAAGTAGCAGGAACTTACTCAGCTGTTTGTCAAGGAACTTGTGGTGATAGCCCAGTAAGTAACAAGGTTCAAATCATCAAAACTAGTGTTCCAAACACACCAATCATTACTACAGACAGAGTAAACGTTTGTGGAGAAGAAAAAGCAACCTTGAAAGGAATAGGATGTGATTTCGAATATGTGTGGAGTAATGGAGTAACGGGTGAAATGATTCAAGTAGGAGCTGGTTCTTACACAGTGAAATGTGTAAACAGTTGTGGAGAAAGTACACCATCTGGTGTTATTGTGATAGGAAGCAATGGCAATCCATCACCTCCAAGAATACTTGCAAACAAAACAAGCTTATGCTTACCTGATTCGGCTATGCTGATTGGGGATGTATGTACAGGAACTGTAAAATGGAGTACTGGAGCTATCGGTGATACTATTTATGTAAACCAAGCAGGTACATACACAGCTACATGTGCCAATGCATGTGGAACGAGTATGCCATCTGAAAATATGGTTATCACTTCGGGAGGTAAGCCATCAGCTCCGGTAGTGTCAACTACTACTAATGAAATATGCCCAAGCGAAAGTGCTATTATTACAGCATCAGGATGTATGGGTACATTGACTTGGAATACTGGAGCCACTACGGCATCCATTGTGGTTGATTCATCTGGAACATATTCAGTGAAGTGTACTAATACATGTGGTACTAGTGATAGTTCAGAAGGAATTATTATTAAGGATAAGTTTAACGGATGTGGTACTTGTGATGTAGTTAAACCAATTATTACTGCAAGTGCATTAAGCCTTTGTGAGATCGCTGATGTAACACTTTCGGTTGATAATTGTAATGGAGCAGTTATTTGGTCATCTGGTCAGACAACAAGCTCTATCACAGTAAGACCATTTACTACCACGAAATACACGGCTATCTGTAAAGAAGGTGCTAATTGTATAAGTGTATTGTCAGACCCAGTAACTATTACGGTAGGTGCTGCTAACAAACCAACGTTAGCATGTAGTACTGACTTGGTTTGCCCTGGTGAGTCTGTAACGCTTAAAGCTTACGGATGTGACGGTATAGTAACATGGTCAACGGGAGCTACTGGAAATACAATTTCAGTGACCTTAGATGAGAATACGAAATACGCAGCATTCTGTACCAATGGTACATGTGTGAGCGAAAGTTCTGATTCACTAGAAATAGCGGTTGGCTTGCCAAACAAACCATTTATTAGTTGTAAAAACTCTTCAATTTGTATTGGTCAAACGGCTTCTCTAACAGGAACTGGATGTACAGGTACTATTGTATGGTCTACGGGAGATGAAGGTGGAGTGTTAGCTATTAGCCCAACGGTGGCTGGTACTTATAAGTACACTGCAATTTGTAAGTCTAACATAGGAGACTGTGTGAGTGAAACATCAAATGAGGTGATAATAAGTGTAGGTTCGGCAGTGTCTAAACCTACCGTGATTGCTGATATAACTAATGTTTGTCCTTTTGAAACGGTTGATTTGAGTAGTGCAATGATGAGCTCGCCTAACGGAAGCTTTGAGTTCCATACTAGTAACTCTATCAACTCGCCAATAGTAACCAACATTGGAATGGTTTCAGCAGGAACGTTCTACGTCTTTGAAAGAAGTAAGCTAGGATGTTACAGTGATGCTGCGGCCATTAATGTGTCCATCACAGAGTGTGAAGGTGACCCTGTAATAATTGATTCTACGCAGTATGTTGATATTGCTGTAAGCAAAACAGGTTCAGCAAGTACGGTGGATGTAGGCGATACTGTAACATACACAGTGGAAGTGAAAAACTTAAGCCAATATGCTGCAACAGGCGTGGTGGTGAGAGATATACTTCCAGGTGGATTAGCGTTCATCTCTACAAGCAGCAATGCGAGTTTTGTAAACGGAATTGTATCAACAACTATCGACTCGCTCAAAGCTGGAGAAAGTGTAAGTATGACCTACCTATCTAAGGTGTCTGCAGCTGGTAAGATTGTTAATAAGGCGGAGTTATTAGAACTTGACCAAATTGATAATACGCTGTCTAATAACGTGAGTGAGTTTGTTATCAATAATCCGATTGATGGAAACTTGATAGGAGTGTCTAAGGTTGTAGGAGACTTTGTAAGTCTTGGGAATAACCAATTCGAAGTACCATATACCATTTATGTTTCAAACATGGGAGGTGGTGTTCTAAACAATGTTCAGGTAACTGATGACTTGGATAGAACATTTGGTAATGGAGCGGTAATAGTTAGTGATACTATGGAGGTAACTACCACAGGAACATTAACTGCTAATCCAAACTACACAGGTAGAATAGATGGTCAGGCCTTGTTAATTGACTCATTGAGTACATTAGCAGTAGGAGACAGGTTTAGCATTGACTTTAAAGTGATAGTAGATATCACAGGAGCTAGTACTGACCAATACTTCAACACGGCAATAGCGGTGGCAGGAACAGACTCTAATAAAGTTTCTGATACATCTACAAACGGACTATTAGCTGACCCTGATAACGATGGAGACCCAAGAAATAACGACGAAGCGACACCAGTTAAGTTTGATGTTGATAGCCTTACTTCTGCTCCAGCAATTGCGGTTGGTCTTAGTGTAGTGGATGCTGAGAAGCATGACGACCTAAGCTATGACATTACTTATAGAGTGATGGTTAAGAATATCGGTAATGTTGACCTTGACAATGTGCAGTTAATTGACAGCCTTATGTTAGTATTCAGTGACACGCTTGACTACGAAATCGTAGGAACGCCAGTAGCGAATAGCAACGGTCAATTGAAGATTAATGATAACTATGACGGTAAAGCTGACAATAACCTGTTAGTGGGTGATAGTACGAGCATCTTACAAGTTGGTCATACAGATAGTGTGTTCTTTACAGTAAGACTTTACCATGAAGGCAATGCTGGACCATATAACAATTATGTGTTAGCAATTGGACATGGAGCTGACACTACTGTTACAGATAGCTCTAACGACGGTAATGATATTAACCCAGGGGTTTCATCGCCTACGGTGGTTAATCTGCCTATATCTTCAGACGTTCAGCTTGTTATGCCAGGTGGTTTCTCTCCAAATGGTGACGGCGTGAATGATACTTGGAAGTTGAATAAACCAACAGGTCTTAAAATAACCGATATCGAGGTTTATAACAGGTGGGGTCACTTAGTTTGGAGACCAGATAATATCGATGATTTAGAGACAATTATCGAGTGGAATGGTGTTTCAAACCAAGGAATGAGATTTGACAGTGAGGAGTTTGTGCCAGATGGTACTTACTTCTATAACATCAAAACTGATGGTGTAGCTAAACCACAAGTAGGTTACATCACCATCGCGAGATAA
- the ltrA gene encoding group II intron reverse transcriptase/maturase, translating into MIEQILQAKNLTKARRKVELNGGSAGVDGMQTTELKSFIEQHGERILTSIVNSTYLPSPILAVEIPKASGGTRILGIPTVTDRWLQQAVSQQLAMKFELDFEDESYGFRPKRNLHQAVLQAQKFINDGFQDIVDIDLSKFFDEVEHYKLLQLIYNKVKCPITLRLIRKWLRAPIMINGKLHKRRKGVPQGSPLSPLLSNIMLDQLDKELKSKGLKFVRYADDFSIYCKSKAEAKRIGNYVYLFLRDKLKLPINKAKSGIRRPSNFELLGHGFVPTYKKGEKGKYQLVVKESSWQSLKRKLKAATKKTKPYSFDLRLTKIKEVYRGWVNNYRLASIHGKLKALDEWLRNRLRYCIWTDWKKPERKRKNLIRLGVNHIQAYRWSRTRMGGWATAQSPILKTTITLEKLRLRGYESMQDYYQRLQPEIQ; encoded by the coding sequence ATGATAGAGCAAATTTTACAAGCTAAAAACCTCACTAAGGCTCGCCGAAAGGTTGAGTTGAACGGAGGTTCGGCAGGCGTGGATGGAATGCAAACAACCGAACTGAAATCGTTCATCGAACAGCACGGAGAACGCATACTGACTTCGATTGTCAATAGCACGTATCTGCCCAGCCCTATCTTAGCGGTAGAAATACCGAAAGCAAGTGGTGGAACCCGAATACTGGGTATACCCACCGTAACCGACCGATGGTTACAACAAGCTGTAAGTCAGCAACTGGCTATGAAGTTTGAGCTCGACTTTGAGGACGAAAGCTACGGTTTTCGCCCAAAGAGGAATTTGCACCAAGCAGTTTTACAAGCCCAAAAGTTCATCAATGATGGCTTTCAGGATATTGTAGATATTGATTTGAGTAAGTTTTTCGACGAAGTAGAGCATTACAAACTTCTGCAACTCATCTACAACAAGGTAAAATGCCCCATCACTCTGCGTTTAATACGCAAGTGGCTTCGTGCACCTATCATGATAAATGGTAAACTGCACAAACGCCGCAAAGGAGTACCACAAGGCAGCCCACTTAGTCCATTATTGTCAAACATCATGCTTGACCAACTGGATAAAGAACTCAAAAGTAAAGGCTTAAAGTTTGTTCGCTACGCAGATGATTTTAGCATCTATTGCAAATCAAAAGCAGAAGCCAAACGGATAGGTAACTATGTTTATCTCTTTCTAAGAGACAAACTAAAACTACCCATCAACAAGGCGAAAAGCGGCATTCGTCGCCCTTCTAACTTTGAGCTATTGGGTCATGGCTTTGTGCCTACTTACAAAAAGGGAGAGAAAGGCAAATATCAACTTGTAGTAAAAGAAAGCAGCTGGCAATCGTTAAAACGCAAGCTAAAGGCAGCCACCAAAAAGACCAAACCATACAGTTTTGACCTGCGACTAACCAAAATCAAAGAAGTTTATAGAGGATGGGTGAACAACTACCGCTTGGCTAGTATTCATGGCAAACTCAAAGCTCTTGACGAATGGTTAAGAAACAGGTTGAGGTATTGTATTTGGACTGATTGGAAAAAGCCAGAGCGTAAACGAAAGAACTTGATTAGGCTTGGCGTAAACCATATTCAAGCATATCGGTGGAGTCGTACAAGAATGGGAGGTTGGGCAACTGCCCAAAGCCCTATTTTAAAGACTACCATCACACTTGAAAAGTTAAGGTTACGTGGTTACGAAAGTATGCAGGATTATTATCAACGCTTGCAACCAGAGATTCAATGA